The genome window TCCAATGCACACAGTAAATTGTTGTTGTATGAGCGAAAATCATCAAGGTAGTTGGCAGCTCCTAATGCTTCAATAATAAAATTGAAGGCCGGAAATACTTTTTCCGGCGGCACCCAATCCAGCATATCTCTTATATGATTATCACTCGATGTTCAAGTTTTTGATGACGAACTTGCCAAAAGCACTTAGCAAGGACAATATTTACGTGATAGAGAGGGTGTTGGCTCCAATCTACCTATGGTTCTTCCGCTCATATGTTTTCCCGATGGCATAAGTCGGAAAACTTTTTTGATAACTTGCCCCATTTCTTTAAGCTTTTCACCGGGATCTTGTTGTTGCAGCAAAAATTTGACACATTCCATCAAAACATCCATTTGAGCTCTTTTTTGTAGACTTCCCACGGTAAACACGGGAGTTTTGTTCTCTATGCAGGCCTTTTGCTCAGGGTGAAGGAGGAGGCAATGGTCTAGCAACAGACTCAAGATCAGGCCTCGGCTTGATCCTTCTTCGTCATATTGTTTGGCCTCTTGTCCCCATCCTTCATAAAGCTTCCAGTCTTCAAAAAAAACCTCTACAAGCCATCTCAAAGAATATGCTTGAATAATGTCAACTGTGCGCCAACTCACATCAGTGGCAGCTAAGTAACGGTATTCATCTTCCCCTTCATATTTAAGAGCTATCACAAAAAGCACATTGCCATCGTGTGCATCAACCTTAAGGCGGGCACTGCTCACTGTTGCATTGACTTTTTCACCGCCTCGCACACGAATGGTGCAATTTACACCTTTGTTAATCATGTTGAAATAATCCGTAATTGTCTTTTTTTTACCTTTGTACCGTATATTTTGATTTGACTTTAATTGGCTGATAACTTGCACTCCTCCCAAAATATTAGAGGCTCCATTCATAAATTCTTTTGAACCGTATAAAGCGTCAGCCAATACACATTTAACAGTAATTTTAGGATAATATTCTTTAAAATTTTCAAGTAAGAGCAGGGCTAATTGAATTTTTTTCGGGTACTCAGGGTTAAATGCTGGTTTGACAGGACGCTTATTCTTCGGGAGTCCCTTTTTTTTCAATCTCTCTTCTTCTTTTTTCCAGGCACTAACAACTGGATCAGGCATGTAAAACTTAAAACCAATAGGTACGGTTATAGAGTCTGTGACCAAAAGAAGCAAAACAACTGTTTGCCCATTAACATAACCTCCGCTTGCTTTGTGTTTTTGCTTATGAGCCTTGTATATTCGCTTTGTATTCTTAGAACGGGCACGATCAGACTCATCAAAAACAATTACACCATTTGTGATACCATATTTTTTCAAAATACGCCTGACGCTTCCAACAAGTAAATTGTCCCATGAAATCTTACCCTTACGAAACATCCAAGATAGAGCTGCTAATTTATAATTGCCCAGACTCGCCCGTTCAAATTTTGCCCAACATACAGCATTTACCATTAATATACCGGTAAGACAAAAGCTTAGCCATGCTTTCTGGGTAAATGTTAATCCCGCACTAGGTTGGTATTGCTCCAGGCTATTGTTGAGATCTTCAATGTACTGTTTGATAAATGGTGCAGATTCAGTTAATAGCATTATGAATGGGCTCTTTCAAAGTTGTTAATATTTTTAATGGTCGTGATTATACTATCAAACTTTAAATTTAGCTAATCATAAAAACTTGATCATCGAGTATCAGATGGAATATTTTGTATTCCAAACAAAGATTGAGCATTGTTGACACCCTTATTTTTCTGCATAAATTTTTGAAAGGCAAGAAAAGAAGGAGATTGCGTAAAGAATACCGAAAAGCCGCTAAGGGCTATATCTTCAATGCTGTATTGTATGTTGCTACCGGTGCGCTTATCAGGAAAATTGTGGCTCTCAATACGAAACTGCCGCGCCATCATCTCAAAAGAGATATACGGCAGTTGCGTTGATGCGATTATTTTCGCTTCCTGATTTTGGGGCAAACGCATATGAGTCCAAGATAACCGATAATAGTTAATTGTTCTTACCCATTATTTGTTACCACAAGCATATGTGTTTGTCTATAGATTTTATTTTTAATTAAAACAATGCGTTATTGGTTGTGATGGTTAGGGGGGATAAATATCCCAAATATCTTGCTCCAACTAAAGCCATAATTAGAATTGCTGCTGTGAAAGCTGCTTTTCGTTGGTTTCAAAATGGGTCATTGTTTTATCCCAATTTCCTTACGAGTTTTCCCATGCTGTCATAAACATATCCTGTGATGAGTGCCACAAAATCTGTTTTGTCTTGATTCAAATTGCATTTTTCCAGGGCATTGTAATAAGCCAGTCGGCTTTCTGTGTCTCCGGAGATACTGGCAATGGTGTAG of Desulfosarcina sp. BuS5 contains these proteins:
- a CDS encoding transposase: MLLTESAPFIKQYIEDLNNSLEQYQPSAGLTFTQKAWLSFCLTGILMVNAVCWAKFERASLGNYKLAALSWMFRKGKISWDNLLVGSVRRILKKYGITNGVIVFDESDRARSKNTKRIYKAHKQKHKASGGYVNGQTVVLLLLVTDSITVPIGFKFYMPDPVVSAWKKEEERLKKKGLPKNKRPVKPAFNPEYPKKIQLALLLLENFKEYYPKITVKCVLADALYGSKEFMNGASNILGGVQVISQLKSNQNIRYKGKKKTITDYFNMINKGVNCTIRVRGGEKVNATVSSARLKVDAHDGNVLFVIALKYEGEDEYRYLAATDVSWRTVDIIQAYSLRWLVEVFFEDWKLYEGWGQEAKQYDEEGSSRGLILSLLLDHCLLLHPEQKACIENKTPVFTVGSLQKRAQMDVLMECVKFLLQQQDPGEKLKEMGQVIKKVFRLMPSGKHMSGRTIGRLEPTPSLSRKYCPC